Proteins encoded within one genomic window of Triticum aestivum cultivar Chinese Spring chromosome 2D, IWGSC CS RefSeq v2.1, whole genome shotgun sequence:
- the LOC123050168 gene encoding uncharacterized protein has translation MHRPRNAWWIQADGAETRKTLEGQRQFNIDLHKAQQRLRTARNNAPNLTKRVLGGFVKTFEYDCDDEAIGNVHNGTMIIAYDDGIEQPHEITVVILEDWANASEIGDAIVAHTEKLSSFGGDLLVQAYFSTFCHNAQRHIVAYVPVVPASIQGIRSEPFFAHDELELSECWRERMSSFIELLHIAAQCNIRHGGLSELANYVTCRDGLKIINMGRYSHIVGRERDMQQLMDFVTTLFPGSLTHPEWRTLVDLLLSKTMWDPLRVDYYYGPNWLEVVLRHPILLGTAEEKLECFVAIHMDVTRLDNAGKARFSNWIHYRYPAFKWYFLHDFDDELERDHDIRSRVVPWNQLYYNLFTFIRPGSNKRLKANRDFAAFKHGSQFRKNLFFEEPNDGSWSANYGTRYCYLSIIRLVKNLINHGGIA, from the exons ATGCATCGGCCGCGAAACGCTTGGTGGATTCAAGCAGATGGTGCTGAAACTCGTAAG ACGCTGGAAGGACAGAGACAATTCAATATTGACTTGCATAAGGCGCAACAAAGGCTCAGAACTGCACGAAACAATGCGCCAAACCTGACGAAG AGAGTCTTGGGTGGGTTTGTTAAAACCTTCGAGTACGACTGTGATGATGAAGCCATTGGCAATGTTCATAACGGCACGATGATAATTGCGTACGATGATGGTATTGAGCAACCTCATGAAATCACAGTAGTGATCTTAGAGGATTGGGCCAACGCTAGTGAGATCGGAGATGCAATTGTGGCGCATACTGAAAAACTTTCTAGCTTTGGTGGTGACTTACTTGTGCAAGCATATTTCAGTACTTTTTGCCACAATGCTCAGAGACACATAGTGGCCTATGTGCCAGTCGTTCCCGCCTCAATTCAGGGAATAAGGAGTGAACCATTTTTTGCTCATGATGAGCTAGAGTTGTCAGAATGTTGGCGGGAGCGGATGAG CTCATTCATAGAACTTCTCCATATCGCGGCGCAGTGCAATATCAGACATGGTGGCCTCTCGGAGCTTGCCAACTATGTGACTTGTCGAGATGGGCTGAAGATAATTAATATGGGGCGATATTCTCACATTGTCGGGAGAGAAAGAGACATGCAGCAGCTTATGGATTTTGTAACCACACTATTCCCTGGGAGTTTGACTCATCCCGAGTGGAGAACCCTTGTCGATCTTCTCCTCTCAAAGACCATGTG GGACCCACTTAGAGTTGATTATTATTACGGTCCTAACTGGCTAGAAGTTGTCTTGCGGCACCCAATTTTATTGGGCACCGCCGAAGAAAAATTGGAGTGCTTTGTAGCTATCCACATGGATGTAACGCGTCTGGACAATGCAGGGAAAGCTAGGTTCTCAAATTGGATTCACTATCGCTACCCGGCATTTAAATGGTACTTCTTGCATGACTTTGATGATGAACTAGAACGTGACCATGATATCCGTTCGAGAGTTGTTCCCTGGAACCAACTCTACTACAATCTCTTCACGTTCATCCGCCCTGGAAGTAATAAGCGACTCAAAGCAAACAGGGACTTTGCAGCTTTCAAGCATGGATCCCAGTTTAGAAAGAATTTGTTCTTTGAGGAACCTAATGATGGGAGTTGGTCAGCTAACTATGGTACAAGATATTGCTATCTCAGTATTATTAGGTTGGTTAAGAACCTGATAAACCATGGAG GAATTGCATGA